One segment of Natronosalvus halobius DNA contains the following:
- a CDS encoding type II secretion system F family protein, translated as MSLQSSDGPGAIANSSDLLGETFYPLYDWLFDEDNQFVSDLETKLAQARMTDTVEMYLSRSLGIGFIAGLVLWLMGLMLGYGLFATGVIQVDTIIGFPVSSETVLAIIDTLRIPALIVTTGLFFGSLGFAFGFGTLVAIPYSRASTRKREINMLLTDSVSYMYALSVGGLNQLEILEAMAEADDTYGEVSKEFQSIVQETEYFDVDYRTAIRKQAIETPSNDLSQFLTDMLSIVNSGGDMESFLEDKKEKHMRTAKQEQELTLETLELFGEMYMTLSLFPLLLIIILVIMQMVPDADVDPNLLYMSVYGLIPLTGAGFIVLVSTVKHDEPGDGYLGTSSEDSRIKHEHDRGLLNLGLVEQYTGAHRVFDRIKNREGTHETVKVLQAPHIFFRDNPLYTLALTVPAALVVVTTAMVNGSAPTSWEGMKARPVWGTFIYLYAPLYITMVPLSIFREWNVISRNAVVKTLSEDLRKLASANDTGLTLLESLKSVSETTSGRLARELELMHTKVNYGMSLSEALVEFNNKYHIPRLARTVKLITKSQEASNQISAVLRTAARSSENHDDIERERKSRTRMQVVIIIMTFMTLLAVIAILQTQFIGTMAGLETGGSDVDAGANSQLADANFSENVDIDQLSLLFFHAVTLQAVLSGFISGYIRDADLLSGLKYVIILSTIALVAWALVA; from the coding sequence ATGAGCCTCCAGTCGAGTGACGGACCGGGCGCCATCGCAAACAGTTCCGACCTCCTCGGCGAGACGTTCTACCCGCTCTACGACTGGCTGTTCGACGAGGACAACCAGTTCGTCTCCGACCTGGAGACGAAACTCGCCCAGGCCCGGATGACCGACACCGTCGAGATGTACCTCTCGCGGTCGCTCGGCATCGGATTCATCGCCGGCCTCGTGCTCTGGCTCATGGGGCTAATGCTGGGGTACGGCCTGTTCGCAACCGGGGTGATCCAGGTCGATACGATCATCGGCTTCCCCGTCAGCAGCGAGACGGTCCTCGCGATCATCGACACGCTGCGGATTCCGGCACTGATCGTCACGACGGGCCTGTTCTTCGGGAGCCTCGGGTTCGCCTTCGGCTTCGGCACGCTCGTCGCGATTCCGTACTCGCGTGCGTCGACACGCAAGCGCGAGATCAACATGCTCCTGACGGACTCCGTCTCCTACATGTACGCCCTCTCGGTCGGCGGACTGAACCAGCTCGAGATTCTCGAGGCGATGGCCGAGGCCGACGACACCTACGGCGAGGTCTCGAAGGAGTTCCAGAGCATCGTCCAGGAGACCGAGTACTTCGACGTCGACTACCGGACGGCAATCCGAAAGCAGGCGATCGAGACGCCGAGCAACGACCTCTCGCAGTTCCTGACCGACATGCTCTCGATCGTCAACAGCGGCGGTGACATGGAGAGCTTCCTCGAGGACAAGAAGGAAAAGCACATGCGAACTGCTAAACAGGAGCAAGAACTCACCCTCGAGACGCTCGAGCTGTTCGGCGAGATGTACATGACGCTCTCGCTGTTTCCGCTCCTGTTGATCATCATCCTGGTGATCATGCAGATGGTGCCGGACGCGGACGTCGATCCTAACCTGTTGTACATGTCAGTCTACGGACTTATCCCGCTCACGGGAGCGGGCTTTATCGTCCTCGTCTCGACGGTCAAACACGACGAGCCCGGCGACGGCTACCTCGGGACGTCGAGCGAGGACAGCCGGATCAAGCACGAGCACGATCGCGGCCTCCTCAACCTGGGCCTCGTCGAACAGTACACCGGCGCTCACCGCGTCTTCGACCGGATCAAGAACCGAGAGGGCACCCACGAGACCGTTAAGGTTCTGCAGGCACCGCACATCTTCTTCCGGGACAACCCGCTGTACACGCTCGCGCTGACCGTGCCGGCCGCCCTCGTCGTCGTGACGACGGCAATGGTCAACGGAAGCGCGCCGACCTCGTGGGAAGGGATGAAAGCACGGCCCGTCTGGGGCACGTTCATCTACCTCTACGCGCCGCTTTACATCACGATGGTCCCGCTCTCGATCTTCCGGGAGTGGAACGTCATCTCGCGAAACGCCGTCGTCAAGACGCTCTCGGAAGACTTACGAAAACTCGCGAGCGCGAACGACACCGGCCTCACGCTCCTCGAGTCGCTCAAGTCCGTCTCTGAAACGACCTCGGGGCGGCTGGCTCGAGAACTCGAATTGATGCACACCAAGGTCAACTACGGGATGAGCCTCTCGGAGGCGCTCGTCGAGTTCAACAACAAGTACCACATTCCGCGGCTGGCCCGGACGGTCAAGCTCATCACGAAGTCCCAGGAGGCGTCGAACCAGATTTCGGCGGTGTTGCGGACGGCCGCCCGCTCGAGCGAGAATCACGACGACATCGAACGGGAACGAAAGTCCAGGACACGGATGCAGGTCGTCATCATCATCATGACGTTCATGACGTTGCTCGCGGTGATCGCCATCCTCCAGACCCAGTTCATCGGGACGATGGCGGGCCTCGAGACGGGCGGCAGCGACGTCGACGCCGGGGCGAACAGCCAGCTCGCGGACGCCAACTTCAGCGAGAACGTCGACATCGATCAGCTGTCGTTGCTGTTCTTCCACGCGGTGACCTTGCAGGCCGTCCTCTCGGGGT